The Anaerolineae bacterium genome has a segment encoding these proteins:
- the murI gene encoding glutamate racemase: MHRWIASFDSGVGGLSVWREVVRLLPDQPLLYLADQAHCPYGPRPLEEIRRIAQAVVAWLVDQGAGLVVVACNTASAAALYDLRERFPIPIVGMEPAIKPAAQRTRSGKVGVLATPATFQGEPYARLLARYAQGVEVISQPCAGWVEWVEAGRLDDPATMELVERYVEPLRAAGVDELVLGCTHYSFLRPWIERAAGPAIDVIDPAPAVAQQVQRVWSKTMEHLGSVSRAYRFVTTGEAVRFQAQVQQLIGWEGTAEAARWHNGRLISP; this comes from the coding sequence GTGCACCGCTGGATTGCGTCGTTTGACTCGGGGGTTGGTGGGCTATCTGTGTGGCGAGAGGTAGTTCGCCTTTTGCCCGATCAACCGTTACTTTATCTAGCCGATCAGGCCCACTGCCCCTATGGGCCACGCCCGTTGGAAGAAATCCGCCGTATCGCGCAGGCAGTGGTGGCATGGCTGGTGGATCAGGGCGCTGGACTGGTGGTAGTGGCTTGCAACACCGCCTCGGCAGCGGCACTTTACGATTTGCGCGAGCGCTTTCCCATCCCCATTGTGGGGATGGAGCCAGCAATCAAGCCAGCCGCCCAGCGCACACGTAGTGGCAAAGTGGGCGTACTGGCAACCCCTGCCACTTTTCAAGGCGAGCCCTACGCTCGGCTGTTAGCTCGTTACGCGCAAGGGGTTGAAGTGATCTCGCAGCCATGCGCAGGCTGGGTCGAATGGGTGGAGGCCGGCCGCCTGGACGATCCCGCCACGATGGAGTTGGTGGAGCGATATGTGGAGCCGCTGCGCGCGGCCGGCGTGGACGAATTAGTGCTTGGCTGTACGCACTATTCGTTTTTGCGTCCCTGGATCGAACGGGCTGCTGGTCCGGCGATAGATGTGATTGACCCGGCGCCTGCCGTGGCACAGCAGGTCCAGCGCGTATGGTCGAAGACGATGGAGCACCTCGGCTCTGTGTCACGAGCTTATCGCTTCGTTACCACAGGAGAGGCCGTTCGCTTCCAAGCCCAGGTGCAACAGCTCATCGGCTGGGAGGGAACAGCAGAGGCGGCGCGCTGGCACAATGGGCGGTTGATCTCTCCGTGA
- a CDS encoding Maf family protein has translation MIQDFAKTAKRDENLEAGRTECPVASAEGAKLILASGSPRRRELLGALGIAFETIAADIDESAMPDEAPEALACRLSLEKAQVISRAFPEATVIGADTIVVLDQLVLGKPRSETEAIAMLKALRGRRHEVLSAVTLCRGALPLLQRLNRSYVWMRTYSDEEIAQYVASGDPLDKAGAYAIQHEGFRPVARWEGCYASIVGLPLGEVAALLRKAGWHIAVSVPDACRQVTGKPCCQQGEDSASDRTKQNR, from the coding sequence ATGATTCAAGACTTTGCGAAGACGGCCAAACGGGATGAAAACCTGGAAGCAGGAAGAACGGAGTGTCCCGTCGCTTCAGCGGAGGGCGCTAAGCTGATCCTGGCCTCTGGCTCTCCCAGACGGCGAGAGCTGTTGGGCGCTTTGGGAATCGCTTTTGAGACCATCGCTGCGGATATTGATGAATCGGCGATGCCAGACGAGGCGCCCGAAGCCCTAGCATGTCGCCTCAGCCTCGAAAAGGCACAGGTGATCTCCCGTGCTTTCCCAGAGGCTACAGTAATCGGCGCTGATACCATTGTGGTGTTGGATCAGCTCGTCCTGGGCAAGCCCCGCTCCGAAACAGAGGCAATCGCTATGCTCAAAGCGCTGCGAGGGCGCCGACACGAGGTCTTGAGCGCAGTGACCTTGTGTCGAGGAGCTTTGCCGCTTTTGCAGCGGCTAAACCGTAGCTATGTGTGGATGCGGACATATAGCGATGAGGAGATCGCACAGTATGTAGCCAGCGGAGATCCACTGGACAAAGCCGGTGCCTATGCGATCCAGCATGAGGGATTTCGGCCAGTAGCCCGATGGGAAGGTTGCTATGCAAGCATTGTAGGGCTGCCGTTGGGTGAAGTGGCAGCACTGCTGAGAAAGGCAGGGTGGCATATAGCGGTCTCCGTGCCGGATGCCTGTCGACAGGTGACTGGCAAGCCGTGTTGCCAACAGGGAGAGGATAGCGCAAGCGATCGAACGAAACAAAATCGCTAG
- a CDS encoding phosphate ABC transporter substrate-binding protein — protein sequence MRLPYIARWWGSAGWSSRFCEGDKGTTDKPRKTLLVFGLCVLLSAVLLSACAITTPPATPALLRLAGANSMAPLLEELSQAFSAQRSDVILEVQSGNTALGLSLLARGEVELAAASWLPSELPSAWVATPIAWDGLAIIVHPSNPVDGLTLFQLRRVFAGWAFHWQDVGAPIITDEALSTIQVISREDGSGTRAVFEQQVMGNERVTFTALVMPTSQAVVEYIAEHENAIGYVSMAWADDRVKVLRIEGLLPTPETVRGGYHLAYPLYLVTRDQPTGLIKAFLDFVLSPAGQSIVGKRYGRVR from the coding sequence ATGCGTTTGCCGTATATTGCGCGTTGGTGGGGCTCAGCGGGTTGGTCCTCTCGTTTCTGCGAGGGTGACAAGGGGACGACAGATAAACCACGGAAGACGCTGCTGGTTTTCGGGCTTTGCGTTCTGCTGTCGGCTGTTCTGCTGAGCGCCTGCGCGATCACGACGCCGCCGGCCACACCAGCCCTTCTCCGCCTCGCCGGGGCTAATAGTATGGCGCCCCTTCTCGAGGAACTCAGCCAGGCATTCAGCGCGCAGCGTTCCGATGTCATCCTTGAGGTGCAAAGCGGTAACACGGCGTTGGGGCTAAGCCTGCTGGCCAGAGGGGAAGTAGAGCTGGCCGCCGCATCTTGGCTGCCGTCTGAGCTGCCGTCAGCGTGGGTGGCGACTCCGATCGCCTGGGATGGGCTGGCCATCATTGTTCACCCTAGCAACCCTGTGGACGGGCTGACGCTATTTCAGTTGCGTCGAGTCTTCGCGGGGTGGGCTTTTCACTGGCAAGATGTGGGCGCGCCGATCATCACAGACGAGGCCCTCTCCACAATCCAAGTGATCAGCCGCGAGGACGGATCAGGGACGCGCGCGGTATTTGAGCAACAGGTAATGGGCAACGAACGGGTGACCTTCACCGCGCTGGTGATGCCCACTAGCCAGGCGGTGGTAGAGTACATCGCAGAGCATGAAAACGCCATTGGCTATGTCTCGATGGCATGGGCTGATGACCGAGTCAAAGTGCTGCGGATCGAGGGGCTGTTGCCCACACCGGAGACAGTGCGCGGTGGTTACCACCTGGCATATCCCCTATACTTGGTAACGCGCGACCAGCCCACGGGGCTTATCAAGGCGTTCCTGGATTTCGTGCTCAGCCCAGCTGGCCAGTCCATCGTCGGCAAACGATACGGCCGAGTCCGTTAA